Sequence from the Fulvivirga ligni genome:
TTTTAGGTGTAACTATCGGTGCCATCACTACCTGTTCTGAAATCTTAGGACATCAGGAGCTGATGAAAAAGATCGCTGATCGCACTGCCACAGAATAAAGATTAATGATCCGAAAATTCTTCAAAAACAAATTTGTTAGAATCATTTTATGGCTGCACGTTGTGGCTCTCGTGGTAATTGTTGGCCTTTTCTTTTATCTCAAACATACCACCAAGGTAGATTATGAGAAGGGTATGGCCAATGGTCCGTATGATGTAATTATAGTTCCGGGCTACCCTTATGAAGGACAATGGCATGATATAATGAAAACCAGAATCTACTGGGCAGCATACCTTTATGAGAAAGGGATAACCAAAAACATCATTTTCTCAGGCTCGGCAGTCTATTCTCCCTATGTGGAAAGCGTGATCATGAAGCAATATGCCATGAAGCTTGGCGTGCCTGAAGATGCAATATTCACCGAAACTCAAGCAGAACACAGCACTGAAAATCTATTCTACTCCTATCAGATAGCAGAAGAAAATGGTTTGAAAAAGGTATGTCTTGCGACTGACCCGGTGCAATCTTTCTTTCTAAAGAACTATGCCGAGGATAATGATTACGAAATAAACTATCTCCCAATAAAATATTTTACCTTGGAAAATTTAAATATGAAAGACTTTGAAATTAACGATAAAGTGGCTTTCATTGAGGATTTCGAAGCTTTACCAGATCGTGAGAGCTTCTGGAAAAGGATGCAGGGAACTTTAGGTAAAAATATTGACTATAATGATGTAGAAGAGTAATCTAATAGTCAGGTAGAGAAGAATGAGAAAAAAAATATTAATTGGCCTCCTAAGCTTTATAATTCTTGTAGTAGGTCTTTGTACAGTTTATTATTTCATGGTAAAGGCTACACCACCAGTTAATCAGGAGGACCTACCAGCCATTACCGTTACTAAATCTGGAGAAAATTCTTTTGTAGGCTCAGATGGAAGCTGGCTCAAGAAGAATGATCAGCAAGTATGGGAGATGTATGTACATGGCGGTCCCTTGGAGAGAGGTGTGGCATTTGGAGAGCTATGTATCCCTTTGCAAAAAGATAAAGAAGAGGCATTTATTGCTGAGATCCGAAACAAGGTGCCGTCAGATTCTTATCTGAATTTCCTTAAATACTTAATAGGCTGGTTCAATAGAGACCTGGATAAATATGTTCCCGAAGAATACTTGAAGGAGATATATGCTTCTTCCAGGTATATGCCAGATGAATATGACTACATCGCTCCTAAATATCAAAGAGCATTAAGCTATCATGCAGCTCATGACATTGGTCATGCATTGCAAAACATGAACTTGGTGGGCTGTACATCATTTGCCGTTCGTGGCGATAAGTCGGAAAATTCTAAATTACTCCTGGGACGAAACTTTGACTTTTATTTCGGAGAGGACTTTGCCCAGGATAGAATGGTAGCCTTCTATAATCCTGATCAAGGATATAAATTCATGTCTATCACTTGGGCCTGTTTTAGTGGCGTGGTATCTGGAATGAATGAGAAAGGCCTATCAATAACCTTAAATTCAGACAAGTCAGCTATTCCTTCCAAAGGAACTACACCTGTGTCATTAATGGCCAGACAAATGCTGCAGTATGCCAGCAATATAGAAGAGGCCTACGAGATTGCTAAATCCTATGATACCTTCGTAGCAGAATCATTTCTTATCGGTTCGAAAGAAGATGGAAGAGCTGCATTAATAGAAAAGACTCCAGAGAAGACAGCTTTATACCAGGAAGATGACATGGACCTGGTAGTGACCAATCACTACCAAAGTGATGAGCTGAAGAATGATGAGCTGAATCAGGAATATCTATCAGAAGGGGTTTCAGACTATAGATATGAAAGAGTACAGGAGCTTCTGGACTCGTTGTCTCCCATGAATGTTGAAAAAACTGCCTATCTGCTCAGAGATAAAAGAGGTTTAGGAGGTAAGGATATCGGTTTAGCAAATGAAAAAGCAATTAATCAATTATTAGCTCATCATTCGGTTATTTTTTCTCCTGAAGAATTGAAAGTTTGGGTTTCAGCTCCACCGTATCAACTGGGTAAGTATTTGGCTTACGATCTTAATGAAATTTTCAGTGAAGAAGATGGCGGACATGTCACTTTCAGTTATATCGATTCATTAAGCCTTGACAAGGACCCTTTCTATTTCACAGAGGATTATAAGAAATTTAGAGATTTCGTCGCCACAAAAGCAGAAATTCAAAAAACACTTGCTCGAGGAGAAGGTGACGCTATCTCTGAGGCAGAACAACAAAAGTTCATTGCTAGTAACCCTAATGGCTATCTCACTTATTACTACCTGGGAGATTATAATAAAAGTCTGGAGTTGTGGAGTAAAGCCAAAAAATATTATAATATTGCCCTTCAATTAGAAATTGCACGAAAAAGTGAACGTGATCACATTCTTGAAGGATTGAAGGAATGTGAGGAACATTTAAATTAATAGTTAGTCTTAGTAGATGCTTATTCCTTCTTTAGAAACTTCAGATGATAGTAATATTGAAAACTATCAATTAGAAGAGTTGAAAAAATTGTTGGCCTACGTGAATGAAAGGTCTACTTTTTATCAAAAGCATTTCAAAGATGCTGGCATCACTATCAATGACATTCAGTCATTATCAGATCTTGGCAAACTTCCCATTACGCAAAAAAGTGACCTACAGACTCATCAGAGAGAATTCTGGTGTGTAGGCGCTGATCAGATCTCAGATTACTGTAGCACATCAGGTACAGAAGGAAAGCCTGTCATAGTTCCACTTTCAGCTAATGATGTGGATCGTTTAGCTTATAATGAAGCTATATCTTTGAGTTGTGCTGGTGGTGGCGAAAATGAAATCTACCAACTTACTACTACTATTGACAGGCAGTTTATGGCTGGCTATGCCTATGCTTTGGGAGCAAAGAAAATAGGAGCTGGTATGTTAAGAGTAGGTCCTGGTTTGCCGGAGTTACAGTGGCGAATGATTCAGGAAGTCAATCCCACCGCATTGATCATCGTGCCATCTTTTTTAAATAAACTTATAGAATATGCCTCAAAGCAAGGCATTGATTATAAGAACAGTAGTGTTAAAAAGGCAATTTGCATCGGTGAGCCAGTTCGCAATGCTGATTTTCAATTAAACGCAATTGGTCAAAGGATTACTTCTAATTGGGATATTGAACTGTACTCTACCTATGCCTCTACAGAAATGGGCACGGCGTTTACAGAATGTGCAGCCGGTAAAGGAGGACATTTACATCCGGAATTGTTGATTGCTGAAATTTTAGATGAGAATAATTCACCAGTAGCCCCGGGAGAAATCGGCGAACTTACTATCACCACTTTAGGCATTGAAGCCATGCCTTTAATTAGGTTTAAAACAGGTGACCTATGCTACTTTGATTACTCTAAATGTGAATGTGGACGTAATACACCAAGATTAAGTCCCATATTAGGCCGTAAATATCAATTGATTAAATATAAGGGTACCACGTGTTACCCTCCTGCCATATTTGACCTCTTAGATTCGGAAGAAAATATTACTCATTACCAGGTAGTGGTAGATGCTGACGAGTTTTCTAATGACACCTTGAAAGTTTTATATAGCTGTAATAATGATGTTGATTCCGCGGAATTGTCCAAAAAATTCAAGTCAAAGTTAAGGGTAACACCAGAGTTGTCCAGAATTTCAGAGGATGAACTTTTCCCCCGAGTTTACCCCAAGTCAAGTAGGAAGCCAATCAAATTTTTAGATCAGAGGAAATAATTAATTTTCTTTGTACTTTTGAGGCGCACTTCAGGAAATAATCGAAAGCCTACCGATTATTGAAAAAATATAATAACTAGTATTTGCTTACTCGAATTAAGTTACTATCTTTGCAGTCCTTTTGCGGAAAAACCGTGAGAGCTATAGCTAAAGTACGCTTATAAAGATTTTAAAATGTCTGGTATTATAGGAAAGAAAATCGGGATGACTAGCATTTACAGTGCCACTGGGAAAAATATCCCATGCACGGTGATAGAGGCTGGTCCTTGTGTAGTAACACAAGTAAAAAATGATGAGACAGACGGATACACGGCTGTTCAGTTGGGCTATGGAGAGCGTAAGGAGAAAAACACACCTAAAGCTTTACTAGGTCACTTTAAAAAAGCTGGAACTACTCCTAAGAAAGAAGTAGTTGAGTTTAGAGATTTTAGAGTTGAGTTTGAAGGTGGTGTGCAGTTAGGTCAGGAAATTTTTGTTGGCGATGTATTCGTTGAAGGAGATTTCGTTGATGCTATCGGTACCTCTAAAGGTAAAGGTTTCCAAGGTGTTGTTAAAAGACACGGTTTCGGTGGTGTTGGTCAAAGAACTCACGGTCAGCATAACAGAGAAAGAGCACCTGGTTCAATAGGTGGCGCGTCTTTCCCAGCTAGAGTATTCAAAGGTATGAGAATGGCTGGTAGAGCAGGTGGTGACAGAGTAAAAGTTATCAACCTTCAGGTAGTAAGAGTTATACCTGAAAAGAATTTGATTTTAGTAAGTGGTTCTGTACCAGGAGCAAATAATTCAACTGTAATTCTCGAGAAGTAATGGACATTTCAGTAGTAAAATATAGTGGTGAGGATACCGGCAGAAAGATCAGTCTTTCTGAAGAGGTTTTCGGTATCGAGCCTAACGATCATGCGATATACCTTGATGTTAAGCAATTCTTAGCTAACCAAAGACAAGGTACGCACAAGTCGAAAGAGAGAGGTGAGATTAGTGGATCTACCAGAAAAATAAAGAGACAAAAGGGTACTGGTACAGCGAGAGCTGGTAGTATCAAGTCACCTGTTTTCAGAGGTGGAGGTAGAGTATTCGGTCCTAGGCCAAGAAACTATTCTTTCAAGCTTAACAAAAAGATGAAAGAATTGGCTCGTAAGTCTGCTTTGACTTATAAGGCTAAGGATAACAATATCGCTATCGTGGAAGATTTATCATTCGATGCTCCAAGAACTAAGGAGTATATCAAAATGTTAAATGCACTTTCACTAGGTGATAAAAAGACATTATTGGTGCTTCCAGAGGGTAACAAAAACGTTGTGTTATCAGGAAGAAACGTTCAAAACACAAAAGTAATTACAGCTGATAGCTTAAACACTTTTGATGTGTTACACGCTGATAATCTAATATTGAGTGAGAGCTCTCTTGAGAAGATTGATAACTTATTGAAGAAATAAAAATGAGTGTTTTAATAAAGCCATTAGTTACAGAAAAAGTTTCTGCTTTAAACGAAAAAGGCAAGTATGGTTTCGTAGTAGACCGCAAAGCCAATAAAGTGGACATAAAAAAGGCTGTAGAAAAATTGTATGGAGTTACTGTAGAAGAGGTAAATACAATGAACTATCTAGGTAAGAAAAAATCTAGATATACCAAATCTAAAGTAATTAGTGGAAGAACTCCTTCTTTTAAAAAGGCTATCGTAACAGTAGCGGATGGTGAAGTAATCGATTTTTACAGCGAAATTTAATCATTAGAGAAAGATGGCAATTAAGAAATTAAGACCGATTACTCCAGGACAGAGATATAGAACTGCTCCAGCTTTCACTGAGGTAACTAAATCTACTCCTGAGAAATCTTTGGTCTCTACTAAAAAGAGAAGCGGCGGTAGAAACAACACCGGTAAAATGACCATGAGATACATTGGTGGTGGTCATAAGAAGAAAAACCGTATTGTTGACTTCAAAAGAAATAAATTTGATATTCCTGCTACCGTAAAGGCAATTGAGTATGATCCAACAAGATCAGCTCGTTTGGCATTATTGTATTATGCAGATGGAGCTAAAGCTTATATCATCGCTCCTGAGGGATTAACTGTTGGTACAGTGATCACATCAGGCGAAAGTGTTGCTCCTGAAGTTGGTAATGCTCTTCCATTATCTAAAATACCTTTAGGTACTATCATTCACAACATTGAACTTAAGCCTGGTAAAGGTGGAGCAATGGCTAGAAGTGCAGGTTCTTATGCACAGTTAGCAGCTCGTGAAGGTAAATACGCCACGTTGAAATTACCTTCTGGCGAAACTAGAAGAGTGTTGGTTACTTGTTTAGCTACTATCGGTTCAGTTTCAAACTCTGATCACATGAACGTGAGATTAGGTAAAGCTGGTAGAAACAGATGGTTAGGTAAAAGACCTAGAACAAGAGGTGTAGCTATGAACCCGGTTGATCACCCAATGGGTGGTGGTGAAGGAAAATCTTCTGGAGGTCACCCTAGATCAAGAACAGGTTTATTGGCAAAAGGTAAGAAAACCAGAACGCCAAAGAAATATTCAAACAATCTTATAATTAGTAGAGGTAAGAAGAAGAAAAAATAATGGCTAGATCACTTAAAAAAGGACCATATATAGATTTCAGGCTCGACAAAAAAGTCGATGCTATGAACGATTCAGGAAAAAAATCTGTGATCAAGACCTGGTCAAGAAGGTCAATGATCTCGCCAGATTTTGTAGGACATACTTTTGCTGTACATAATGGTAATAAGTTTATTCCTGTTTATGTAACTGAAAATATGGTAGGACACAAGCTTGGTGAGTTTGCTCCGACTAGAAATTTCAGAGGTCACGTTGGTAAAAAAGACAAAGGTAAAAGATAATTATGGAGGCAGTAGCTAAATTAAAGAACGTACCTACCTCACCTCGAAAAATGAGATTAGTAGCTGATCTAATCAGAGGAGAGAGAGTTAGCAAGGCACTAAATATTTTAAAGTTTGAGCCTAAGCAAGGTGCTGCCAGGCTTGAAAAGTTATTACTTTCAGCCATTTCAAACTGGCAGCAAGGTAATGAGGATGTTGACCTAGAAGATGCTGATTTATACGTAAAAAGTATCCAGGTTGATAGCGGTAAAATTTTGAAGCGTTTAAGACCTGCTCCTCAGGGAAGAGCGCACAGAATAAGAAAGAGATCTAATCACGTAACTTTAGTCTTAGATAGTCTATCTCCTATTCAGGAAAAGGTTGAAAAACCTGCAAAGAATGAGACCAAGAAGACTAAGAAAAAAGACAATAAAGAAGATAAATAATGGGACAAAAAGTTAACCCTGTAGCTTTCAGACTTGGTATTGTTAAAGGTTGGGATTCCAGCTGGTATGGTGGCAAGGACTTTTCTGATAAATTAGTAGAAGATCACAACATCAGAAACTATATAGCAGCTCGTATACCAAAAGGCGGTATTTCTAAAGTAGTAATAGAAAGAACACTTAAAAGAATCACTTTAACAGTACACACGGCTCGTCCAGGTGTTGTTATCGGTAAAGGTGGTGCTGAGGTAGATAAGATTAAAGAAGAGTTAAAGAAATTGACAGGTAAGGATGTTCAAATTAACATCTTCGAAGTTAAGAGACCTGAACTAGATGCTAAACTAGTAGGTGAATCTATCGCTCAGCAATTACAAGCACGTATTTCTTACAGAAGAGCTATGAAGCAAGCTATTGCTTCTGCCATGAGAGTAGGTGCTCAGGGAATCAAAATCAAAGTTTCTGGTCGTTTAGGTGGCGCAGAGATGGCACGTACTGAGCAGTACAAAGATGGTCGTATTCCATTGCACACATTAAGAGCAGATATCGATTACGCTATCAGCGAAGCAAGCACTGTTTACGGTAAGATCGGTATCAAAGTATGGATCTTCAAAGGTGAGGTTTACGGTAAAAGAGATCTTTCTCCTAACGTAGGATTAGGTAATTCAGGATCTGGAAACTCTGGCAGAGGTGGCAGAAAAAGAGGTGGAGACGGTCCTAAGAGAAGAAGAAATAAATAGTTTTAATTGGAAGATGTGCGTGCGAAAGCACGGTCTAAATTCATAAAATATTATGTTACAGCCAAAGAGAGTTAAATTCAGGAAAAAACAAAAGGGTAGAATCAAAGGAATTGCCCAAAGAGGTCATAGAATAGCTTTCGGTGCTTTTGCAATAAAGGCATTAGAACCAGGATGGATTACTTCTAGACAAATAGAGGCCGCTAGGATCGCTATGACTAGAGCAATGAAACGTGAAGGTCAAGTTTGGATTCGAATTTTTCCTGACAAGCCTGTAACCAAGAAGCCTGCAGAAGTAAGGATGGGTAAAGGTAAAGGTGCTCCTGAGTATTGGGTAGCTATTGTTAAACCAGGAACTATCCTTTTCGAAGCTGGTGGTGTAAAGAAAGAACTAGCGCAAGAGGCACTAAGATTAGCGCAGCAAAAGCTTCCAATTAAAACTAAATTTTCGGTACGCAGAGATTACGTAGAATCATAAAATATCATGAAGAATTCAGAGATTAGAGCACTAAGTATAGAGGAGCTAAATCAGAAGTTGGCTGGAGAGGAAGAGGCGTACAGAAAAATGAAATTTGCTCATGCTATATCGCCTATAGAAAATCCTATGAAAATACAGGAAACACGTAGGTTGATTGCCAGATTAAAGACTGAAATTACGGCTAAAAAACTTGCTAAATAATATTTAAATGGAGTCTAGAAAATTAAGAAAAGAAAGAATAGGGCAGGTTGTAAGTAATAAGATGGAGAAGTCTATCACCGTTGCAGTACAACGTAAAGAAAAGCACCCTATTTACGGTAAGTTTGTGAATAAAACTACCAAATTCACGGCTCATGACGAAAAGAACGAATGTGGCATTGGCGACACTGTTCGTATAATGGAAACTCGTCCTTTGAGTAAAAATAAAAGGTGGAGATTAGTTGAAATCATAGAAAAGGCTAAATAAGATGATACAGCAAGAGTCTAGATTAAATGTTGCAGATAATAGCGGAGCAAAAGAAGTTCTTTGTATCCGTGTTTTAGGAGGAACTGGCAAAAAATATGCTTCAGTGGGTGACAAAATTGTTGTATCAGTGAAGGCTGCACTTTCTTCCAGTAACCTGAAAAAGGGAACAGTGTCAAAAGCGGTGATCGTTAGAACTAAGAAAGAAATAAGAAGAAAAGATGGTTCTTATATTCGTTTCGAAGAGAATGCTGCCGTATTATTGACCGCAAACGACGAACCAAGAGGAACTCGTATTTTTGGACCTGTGGCTAGAGAATTACGTGAAAAACAATTCATGAAAATAGTTTCACTAGCACCTGAAGTTTTATAATCATGGAAAGAGCGAAAAATAAACAAGGTAAACTACACATTCGTAAAGGGGATAAAGTAAAAGTTATCTCTGGTAACTCTAAGGGTAAAGACGGTGTGGTGTTAGAAGTAATTACCTCTAAGCAAAGAGCTATTGTAGAAGGATTAAACATGGTAACTAAGCATGTTAAACCTTCCGCTACTAATCCTGAAGGAGGTATTGAAAAGAAAGAAGCAGCTATACACATTAGTAATCTTATGCTAGTAGATCCTGCTACTGGTGATGCAGTAAGAACAGGTCGTAAGCAAGACGATAATGGTAAGCTACAAAGATATTCTAAGAAAACTGGAGACTTTATAAAATAATGGCTAATCCAAGATTAAAAGATAAATACCAGAAGGAAATCGTTCCTGCATTAAAGGATAAATTCCAATACAAGAGTATTATGCAGGTTCCTAAGGTTGTAAAGGTTTGTATAAACAAAGGTATAGGAGCTGCTGTAGCTGACAAAAAGCTTGTTGATGTAGGTATAGAAGAGCTAACAACTATTTCTGGACAGAAAGCAGTTGCTACGAAATCTAAGAAATCTATCTCAAACTTTAAGTTAAGAGATGGTATGCCTATCGGTGCTAGAGTTACTCTAAGAGGAGATAAGATGTACGAATTTATGGATCGTCTTATGGCTATTGCACTTCCACGTGTAAGAGACTTTAGAGGTATTAGTGATAAAGGTTTCGATGGTAGAGGTAACTATACATTAGGGGTTAAAGAACAAATCATTTTCCCTGAAATCAGTATAGAGAAAGTTAACAAAATCAGTGGTATGGATATCACTTTTGTAACTACTGCAGAAACTGATGAAGAAAGTTATGAATTGCTAAAGGCATTCGGTATGCCATTCGCAAATAAAAACTAATATATTATGGCAAGAAAAGCTGTTATAGCAAGAGAAAGAAAAAGAGAAAAATTAGTAGCTAAATTTGCTGCTAAAAGAAAAGCTCTTAAAGAAGCTGGAGATTATGATGCACTAGATAAACTACCTAGAAACGCATCTCCTGTAAGACTTCATAACCGTTGTAAATTAACGGGAAGACCTAAAGGTTACATGAGAAAATTCGGAATCTCAAGGGTAACATTTAGAGAAATGGCTTCTGAAGGGAAAATACCAGGTGTTACTAAGGCGAGTTGGTAAAAAATTCTCTTTTATTTTTATTCAAGAAAATAGTTCTGTATCTTTGCAGGCCTGTTTAGGCAGGGTTGCAATTATACCTTAGATAAAGAAGATAATGACAGATCCAATAGCAGATTATTTAACCAGGCTTAGAAATGCAATCAAAGCCCGTCACAGAATAGTTGATATTCCTGCTTCTAATATTAAGAAGGAAATGACGAAAGTGTTGCATGAGAAAGGATATATCCTGAATTATAAGTTTGAAGAGACCGAGAATCATCAAGGTAACATCAAAATTGCTTTAAAATATAATTCAGAGAATAAAAAGCCTGCTATTTACCACTTGGAAAGGGTAAGTAAACCTGGATTAAGAAAATATACTCAGGCGGATACATTGCCAAGAGTATTAAATGGTTTAGGTGTTGCAATTTTATCCACTTCTAAAGGTGTGCTTACTGATAAAGAAGCAAGAGACCTTAATATAGGTGGTGAAGTATTGTGTTACGTATATTAATTATTAAAATATAATGTCAAGAATAGGGAAAAAACCGATCAAACTTGTTGATGGTGTTACTTACAAGTACGATACTGAAGCAGGAATTATTTCTGTGAAGGGACCAAAAGGCGAGTTAAAGCAAGAAATTGATCCTTCCTTCAAATTGGTTGAAAATGAAGGCGAGTTGGTTCTGGACAGGCCTACTGAGCAGAAGAGACATAAAGCGATGCATGGCTTATACAGATCTTTGATCCATAATATGTTCGAAGGTGTAAGTCAAGGTTACACAAAGAAATTGGAGTTAGTTGGGGTTGGATATAAGGCAACCGCACAGAATAATGTCTTAGAATTGAGTCTTGGATATTCTCATAATATATTCCTTGCTATTCCTTCTGAACTGTCTGTTACAGCTGAAACGGAAAAGGGTAAAAACCCTGTAGTAACTCTAGAGGGATATGATAAACAACTCATTGGTCAGGTTGCTGCTAAAATTAAGTCACTTAGACCTGTTGAGCCTTACAAAGGCAAAGGTGTTAGGTTTGTTGGTGAAGTTGTTAGACGTAAAGCTGGTAAGCAGGCTGCTAAATAATAAGGGATATGGCATTTAATAAATATAAAAGAAGACTTAGAATTAAGAAGGGTATCAGAAGCAAAATTTCTGGTACTGCTGATAAGCCAAGATTGTCTGTGTTTAAGAGTAATAAAGGTATTTATGCTCAACTAATAGACGATACTAAAGGACATACATTACTTGCTAGTTCTTCAAAAGAATTAGAAAACGAAGGTTTGAACGTTGACGTTTCTAAGAATGTTGGTCTTAAGCTTGCAGAAAAAGCAAAAGCTGGCGGTATAGAAAAAATTGTATTTGATCGTAGTGGTTACCTTTACCATGGCAGAATTAAAGCCTTAGCTGAAGGAGCCCGAGAAGGAGGTCTAAAATTTTAAAGCGATATGTCTCAGAATAATATAAGATCAGTAAAAGCTAGTGAAATAGACCTTAAAGAAAAGGTTGTTGCCATTAAGAGGGTAGCTAAAGTTGTAAAAGGTGGTAGAAGATTCAGCTTTTCAGCAATTGTAGTTGTAGGAAATGGTAACGGAGTGGTAGGTTATGGCCTTGGTAAAGCAAACGAGGTAACGGATGCTATCACAAAAGGAATTGATGATGCTAAGAAAAACTTAGTGCAGGTTCCTATCATTAAAGGTACTGTGCCTCACGAATCTATTGGTAAATTTGGTGGTGGTTTCGTTTTATTGAAGCCAGCTGCGCCAGGTACTGGAGTAATAGCCGGTGGTGCTATGCGTGCTGTATTAGAGAGTGCTGGAGTACATAACGTTCTTGCTAAGTCTAAAGGATCATCTAACCCTCACAACGCGGTAAAAGCAACATTCGATGCGCTTACTAACATGAGAGATCCATTATCAGTGGCTAAGGACAGAGGAGTTTCTTTATCAAAAGTATTTAACGGTTAATCAAGATGGCAAAAGTTAAAATATCTCAGGTAAGGAGTGCAATCGGAAGACCTGAAAGACAAAAGAGAACTATTAAAGCTTTAGGCTTAGGAAAGATTAGCAAGACTGTTGAAGTAGAACTTACTCCTCAGATTCAAGGTATGATCAATAAGGTAAGCCATTTAGTATCTGTAACAGAAATATAACCTACGAACAGATGAAATTGAATAATTTAACGCCTGCAAAAGGGTCAGTAAAGAATAAAAAGAGAATAGGACGTGGTCAAGGATCTGGTAAAGGTGGTACTTCTACCAGAGGTCACAAAGGTGCGAAGTCACGTTCTGGTTATTCTTCTAAATTAGGTTTCGAAGGTGGTCAGATGCCATTACAAAGAAGAGTACCTAAGTTTGGTTTCAGAAACCCTAACAGAGTAGAATATAAAGCAATCAACCTGGACACAGTTCAGTCATTAATCGAATCTGCTAAATTGGAAAGGGTTAATTTAGAAGCTTTAATTGCTCATGGTTTAATGGGAAAAAATGATAAAGTAAAAATATTGGGTAGAGGCGAACTTAAGTCTAAAGTAGACGTAGAAGCTCACGCTTTCTCATCTTCTGCTGTAAAGTCTATTGAAGCAGCCGGTGGTAAAGCTACTCAACTGTAATTATGAAAAAGTTTATCACTACTATACGTAATATATTTTCAATAGAAGATCTTAGAGTAAGAATTCTGAACACTATCGGTTTCCTGATAGTATTTAGACTAGGATCTTATATTGTTCTTCCTGGTGTGGACCCAGACCAATTAGGTGCGGGTGCTCAAGGTGGTATATTTGATTTGCTTAATACCTTTTTAGGAGGTTCTTTTAAGAGAGCTTCCATTTTTGCCTTAGGTATTATGCCTTACATATCAGCTTCTATCGTTATACAGCTTTTGACTGTAGCGGTACCATACTTCCAGAAATTGCAAAAAGAGGGTGAATCAGGTAGAAAGAAGTTAACACAGATTACTAGAGTTTTAACTATAGTTATAACATTAGCACAGTCTGCTGGATACTTAGCCACTACCATACCTGCTGAAGCAATATTATACTCACCATCATTCTTCCAGGTTACTTCTATGATCATATTAGTAGCAGGAACGATGTTTTGTATGTGGTTGGGAGAGAAGATTACGGACAAGGGTATTGGTAACGG
This genomic interval carries:
- the rplO gene encoding 50S ribosomal protein L15, translating into MKLNNLTPAKGSVKNKKRIGRGQGSGKGGTSTRGHKGAKSRSGYSSKLGFEGGQMPLQRRVPKFGFRNPNRVEYKAINLDTVQSLIESAKLERVNLEALIAHGLMGKNDKVKILGRGELKSKVDVEAHAFSSSAVKSIEAAGGKATQL